In Vicinamibacterales bacterium, the genomic window GATGTCGCGCTTTTTCGTCGGCCAGCCTCTGTGGGCGGCGGGGCTGCTGTGGTTGATCTATCTCGCGCTGGAGCCGTACGTCCGCCGCTTCTGGCCGACGACGCTGGTGTCCTGGTCGCGGCTCATGGCCGGACAGTGGCGCGATCCGCTCGTCGGGCGCGACATTCTGTTCGGCGCGGCGCTGGGGGCGGTGATGACGGTGATCGGCTACTCGAGCGACTACCTCAATCTCGCGCTCGGCTATCCGACGCCGCCCGTCCTGCCCGAGCTGCGCCAGTTGCTGGGAACGCACGTGGTCATCGCGCGCCAGCTCAATCAGGTCTTCAACGCGCTGCTCAACGCCCTGTTCGCCGTCTACGGGATGGTGCTGCTGAAGATGTTCGTCAAGCGGGAGCGGGTTGCCGTCGCGGTCGCGATCCTGCTCTCGTTCCTGCTCGCGGTGCGCGGCATCTTCGACGGCGGGTCGGCGATCGTCAACGGCGCGGCGGGGTTCCTCCTGATCGCGATCATCGTGCTGACGATCGATCGGCTCGGGCTGGTCGCGACCGTCACGCTGTTCCTGGTCAACATGATGATGAACACCGCCGTGGTGACGCTCGATTCGTCCCGCTGGTTCTTCGGCAACTCGCTGCTGCTGATCGCGATGCCGGCGGCAGTGGCGTGCTACGGCTTCTACGTCTCCCGGGGCGGCGAACCGCTCCTCGGCCGCCGCGTCCTCGACTAACCCGTCAAAACGGGGACAGTCCCCATTTCCGCTGACGCCCGTCGGAAATGGGGACTGTCCCCGTTTTCAGCGGGAGCGCTTGCGGACCTGGATCCGGATGGGCGTGCCTTCCAGGCCGAAGGACTCGCGCAGCTGGTTCTTCAGGAAGCGCTCGTACGAGAAGTGGAACGTCGTCGCGACGTTGGTGAAGAACACGAACTCCGGCGGCGCGACGCCCACCTGCGCGGCGTAGAGAATGCGAACCTCCCGCCGACCCGGGCTCGCGGGCGGATGCGCCGCCGTGACCGCCTGCACGAACCGATTGAGCTCGCCGGTCGAAATCCGCCGCAGCCGGGCGGCCGCCACCTTGTCGATCGCCTCCAGCAGTTTCGGCGTGCGCTCGCCGGTGAGCGCGGAGATGTGCAGGATCTGCGCGTAGTCCAGGAACTTCAATTGCTGCCGCAGCTTGTCGTCGAAGCCCTTCGAGAAGTCCGGACCGCGCCCCTTCATCAGGTCCCACTTGTTCACCGCCACGATCACGCCGCAGCCGGTCTTCTCCGCCGCACCCGCAATCGTCGCGTCCTGGTCGGTCGCGCCCTCGACCGCATCCACCACCAGAACCGCCACATCCGCTTGCGCGATGGCGCGCCTGGCGATCAGCACGCTCAGCGTCTCGACGTCGCCGCCGCGGGCGACCCGGCCGGCCCGCCGGATCCCGGCAGTGTCGAGGATGCGAAACGTCCGCTTGTGCCACTTCAGGATCGAATCGACGGTGTCGCGCGTCGTCCCCGGCATGGCGCTGACGATCGACCGCTCCTCGCGCAGTAAGCGATTGACGAGAGACGACTTGCCGACGTTCGGCCGCCCCACGATGGCGACCTTCGTCTCGGGCTCCGCCGCCGGCTCGGATCCGTGGCGGCGCCCCTCGGGAAACCGGGCGACGATCTCGTCGAGCAGATCGCCGACGCCCTGGCCGTGCTCGGCGGCAATCTCGACCACCGGCTCGAAGCCAAGCGTGTAGAACTCGACCGAGCGGCCGTGCGCGCGGCGATCGTCGGTCTTGTTGACGGCGACCACCACCGGCGCGCTCGTCGCGCGCAGCGCGCCCGCGATCTCCTCGTCCCCCGACACCAGCCCGTCGCGGCCGTCGACGACGAAGACGACAAGGTCCGCCGACTCAATAGCTTTGCGCCCCTGTTCGACGACGAGCGCGTGGAGCGGATCGGCGCTGGCGCCGAACATCCCGCCGGTGTCGACGACGGAGAACGCCGCTCCCTGCCAGGTCGCCGGCTGCGCGATCGTGTCGCGCGTCGTCCCCGCCACCGGCGCGACGATCGCGCGGCGCGTATCGGTGATCCGGTTGAACAGCGTGGACTTCCCGACGTTGGGGCGGCCCACCAGCACGACCGTTGGAAGTCGGCCCGGCCGCGTCATCGCTTGGTGAAGTGGAGTCTAGAGGACATGTCAGAAAGTGCAGTTAGGGCGAAGCTTGACAGCGTAAGTGACGATATATATGATATTTACACTTCCCTAGGAGCCAGTAAGCATGATCAAGGTCGACATCGTCAACGAGGTGTCGCGCGTTGCCGACATCACCAAGGTCAAGGCCGAGGTGGCTGTCGACGCGGTGTTCGAGGCGATGCGGATCTCCATGCAGCGCGGCGAGCGCATCGAGCTGCGGGGCTTCGGGGTGTTTCAGGTGAAGCCGCGGAAGCGCGGAATCGGCCGCAATCCCCGTACAGGTAAGGAAGTTCGCATTCCTCCCGGCCGCACCATCCGCTTCAAGCCCGGCAAGGACCTCCAGAATATCGGAGGTTGACCGTTTTCCCGCCGGCTCTCCCTCCTCGCCGGTTCCAGCACCGGTGGTGGGTGCACATCCTCCTCTTCCTGGCCACGGTCGTGACCACGACGGCGGTCGGCGCCGACCATTATCTCTCGTTCACGTCGCAGTTCGGGACGCGCGACGTGGCCGTGAGCTGGGATCTTCTGTGGCCGGCGCTCGCCTACAGCGCGGCGGTGCTCTCGATCCTCGGCGCCCACGAGATGGGCCACTACCTCGCGTGCCGCTGGTACCAGGTCGACGCGACCCTTCCCTACTTCCTGCCGTTCATCTCTCTCTCGGGGACGATGGGGGCGGTGATCAAGATCCGCGAGGCCTTCCCGACGCGCGCGGCGCTGTTCGACATTGCCGTGGCCGGCCCGATCGGCGGCTTCGTCGTGCTCGTGCCGCTGCTGTTCTGGGGCATGGGCCTGTCGAACGTCATCCCGGTGCCCGCCGACATGAACGGCTGGTCGCTGGGCGAGCCGCTGCTCTTCCGGCTGGCGGCGTGGCTGCAGTTCGGCCAGATCGCGGACGGCTACTCGGTCAACATCCACCCGATCGTGTTCGCCGCCTGGTTCGGCATGCTGGCGACGGCGTGGAACCTGCTGCCGTTCGGCCAGCTCGATGGCGGGCACATCACCTACGCCACGCTGGGGGACCGCGCGAGCTTCTTCTCGTACGCCACCGTCGCCGCCGCGGTGGCGATGTGCTTCGTGTCCTACAGCTGGATCGCGATGACGGTGATGATGATCGCGATGCTGTTCCTGCTCGGCCCGCGCCATCCGCGGGTCATCGACGAGCACGAGCCGCTCAGCGGGGCGCGCTTCGCGCTGGCGGTGTTCGCGCTGGTGATGTTCATCATCTGCTTCACGCCCACGCCGATCGATCCGCTATAACACCGTCATCGGATCGACGTCGACGATGGTGCGCCGCTTCAGTTCCGGACGCGCCTCGAGCACCGTCAGCAGCGCCTTGCGCATTGCCGTGCGGTGCGTCCCCTTGATGAAGATCTGCGCGCGGTGCTCCCCCTTCAGGCGTCCGAGCGGCGCCGGCGCGGGTCCGAGGACCCGCCACGCGTCGAACCCCGGCAGCCGCATCCCCTCGGCGATCGTCCCCGCATCGTCCATCGCCTGCTGCCGCGACTTCGCCTTCACGATGACGTTGATCAAGGCGACCGCCGGCGGGTAGCGCATGGCGCGCCGGAACTTCATCTCGTCCTCGTAGAACGCCCCGTAGTCCTGCCGGCAGGCGTGCCGGATGCTGTAATGCGACGGATAGAGCGTCTGGACCACGGCTTCCCCGGCGATCTCGCCGCGCCCGGCGCGTCCCGCCACCTGCGTCAGCAGCTGGAACGTGCGTTCGGCGGCGCGGAAGTCGGCCAGCCCGAGGCCGACGTCGGCGCTGATCACGCCCACGAGCGTGACGCGCGGGAAGTCGTGCCCCTTGGCGATCATCTGCGTGCCGACGAGGACGTCGAGCTCCTTGTTGGCGAAGCTCGCCAGCATCGACGCGATCGCGCCGCGCCGGCGGACGGTGTCGCGATCGACACGCCCGACGCGCGCCTGCGGAAACGCCGCGCGCAGCTCCGCCTCGATCCGCTCGGTGCCGAACCCGAGCTGCTCGAGGTACGGACCGGCGCACTTGCCGCACACCTTCGGCAGTCCGGTGGCGTAGTTGCAGTAGTGACACCGCGCCCGGCCCGCCGCCTTGTGGACCGTCAGGGACACGCTGCAGTTCGGGCACTCGAGCGTGTCGCCGCACTGCCGGCAGAACACCACCGTGGCATAGCCGCGGCGGTTCAGCAGGACGATCGCCTGCTCGCCGCGCTCGAGGCGCGACGCGAGCGCGTCGCGGAGCGGCGTGCTCAGGATCACGCCGGGCCCTTCGGCGGCGAACTCGGCGCGCATGTCGACCACCGCCACGGACGCCATCGGCCGATCGAGCACGCGCCGCTGCAGCGACACCAGCTCGTA contains:
- a CDS encoding HU family DNA-binding protein, producing the protein MIKVDIVNEVSRVADITKVKAEVAVDAVFEAMRISMQRGERIELRGFGVFQVKPRKRGIGRNPRTGKEVRIPPGRTIRFKPGKDLQNIGG
- the der gene encoding ribosome biogenesis GTPase Der; translated protein: MTRPGRLPTVVLVGRPNVGKSTLFNRITDTRRAIVAPVAGTTRDTIAQPATWQGAAFSVVDTGGMFGASADPLHALVVEQGRKAIESADLVVFVVDGRDGLVSGDEEIAGALRATSAPVVVAVNKTDDRRAHGRSVEFYTLGFEPVVEIAAEHGQGVGDLLDEIVARFPEGRRHGSEPAAEPETKVAIVGRPNVGKSSLVNRLLREERSIVSAMPGTTRDTVDSILKWHKRTFRILDTAGIRRAGRVARGGDVETLSVLIARRAIAQADVAVLVVDAVEGATDQDATIAGAAEKTGCGVIVAVNKWDLMKGRGPDFSKGFDDKLRQQLKFLDYAQILHISALTGERTPKLLEAIDKVAAARLRRISTGELNRFVQAVTAAHPPASPGRREVRILYAAQVGVAPPEFVFFTNVATTFHFSYERFLKNQLRESFGLEGTPIRIQVRKRSR
- a CDS encoding site-2 protease family protein, which codes for MHILLFLATVVTTTAVGADHYLSFTSQFGTRDVAVSWDLLWPALAYSAAVLSILGAHEMGHYLACRWYQVDATLPYFLPFISLSGTMGAVIKIREAFPTRAALFDIAVAGPIGGFVVLVPLLFWGMGLSNVIPVPADMNGWSLGEPLLFRLAAWLQFGQIADGYSVNIHPIVFAAWFGMLATAWNLLPFGQLDGGHITYATLGDRASFFSYATVAAAVAMCFVSYSWIAMTVMMIAMLFLLGPRHPRVIDEHEPLSGARFALAVFALVMFIICFTPTPIDPL